The following is a genomic window from Thermoplasmata archaeon.
GTATCTAAGGTTTTGAGCGTCCGATAGTATCTATCATGTAGTTCTGTCAAATTATCACCAGGTAAACAGTTCTTCCAAGATGTTCTTTGGGGCAATCAACCTTGGCGCTGGTGCCGAAAGGCGTCACTTTCGGTGCATCGGTGGAATTTTAAAAGCCCGGTTTAAAAATTTATAAGAAACATGCATCAGGAGGT
Proteins encoded in this region:
- a CDS encoding DUF2080 family transposase-associated protein → MTPFGTSAKVDCPKEHLGRTVYLVII